Proteins encoded within one genomic window of Dyadobacter chenhuakuii:
- a CDS encoding cupin domain-containing protein, whose protein sequence is MYITKRDLGIAAFTACLTVTCIFAASPKAILDSSIFDWNDMEAKTTKTGAVRTVFRSQTATLGELECHITTLNPGDSSHPPHKHPEEEIIIIKEGTVEALVNGKMKQVGPGSVIFQASNQMHSIKNVGKTPTTYHVFSWHSAGIRK, encoded by the coding sequence ATGTACATCACAAAAAGGGATTTAGGCATTGCTGCTTTCACAGCCTGCCTCACTGTAACCTGCATATTCGCTGCCTCTCCCAAGGCCATCCTCGACTCGTCCATTTTTGACTGGAATGATATGGAGGCAAAAACGACCAAAACCGGAGCAGTAAGGACCGTCTTTCGCTCACAAACAGCGACATTGGGCGAACTGGAATGTCATATCACAACATTAAACCCAGGCGACAGCTCGCACCCGCCGCACAAACACCCCGAAGAAGAAATTATCATTATCAAAGAAGGGACCGTTGAAGCGCTGGTCAACGGCAAAATGAAGCAAGTAGGCCCCGGCTCCGTCATCTTCCAAGCCTCCAACCAAATGCACTCCATCAAAAACGTAGGCAAAACGCCAACGACATACCATGTATTTAGCTGGCACTCTGCTGGGATACGGAAGTAA
- a CDS encoding DUF6807 domain-containing protein gives MTKGIAVTAFSVFAAGGLVQAQKVDLVNNEKEKKVEVKIDGKAFTSYFYPGEDKLKKAVLYPVQTAKGTLITRGWPLDPRPGERVDHPHHVGIWLNYEDVNGNDYWNNSDAVDHAKRAYGTIVHTGIKSMKGGKDKGELTVTADWKDKNGVLTLKETTTYHFSGKGDQRIIDRSTTLTAVLDEVAMPDIKDGMFAIRVARELELPSNKPEIFTDASGIATKVPVMNNEGISGNYRNSNGVEGEDVWGKRAIWCNLTGKIKDENISVAMIDHPKNVGYPAYWHARGYGLFAVNPLGMKALSNGKETLNFKLKKGESTTFRYRLVIASEHLKDEAINAMAADYAKTK, from the coding sequence ATAACGAAGGGCATTGCAGTAACCGCGTTTTCTGTTTTTGCAGCAGGTGGGTTGGTGCAAGCTCAAAAAGTGGATCTGGTTAATAATGAGAAGGAAAAGAAGGTTGAAGTCAAAATCGACGGCAAAGCTTTTACATCTTATTTCTATCCGGGTGAAGATAAATTGAAAAAAGCGGTGCTTTATCCCGTTCAAACGGCAAAAGGCACACTCATTACCAGAGGCTGGCCACTCGATCCGAGACCGGGCGAGCGCGTCGATCACCCGCACCATGTCGGGATCTGGCTCAATTATGAGGATGTCAATGGCAATGATTACTGGAACAACTCCGACGCCGTTGACCACGCAAAACGTGCCTACGGGACCATTGTTCACACCGGCATCAAATCCATGAAAGGTGGAAAAGACAAAGGTGAGCTGACGGTAACCGCAGATTGGAAGGATAAAAATGGTGTCCTCACATTAAAGGAAACAACAACCTATCATTTCAGCGGCAAAGGCGATCAGCGCATCATAGACCGCTCCACAACCTTAACCGCCGTGCTGGACGAAGTGGCCATGCCCGACATTAAGGACGGAATGTTTGCGATCCGTGTAGCGAGGGAGCTGGAATTGCCTTCCAACAAACCTGAGATCTTCACCGACGCCAGCGGCATTGCCACCAAGGTTCCGGTCATGAACAACGAAGGAATCAGTGGAAATTACCGCAACAGCAATGGGGTGGAAGGAGAGGATGTTTGGGGCAAGCGCGCCATCTGGTGCAACCTTACAGGAAAGATCAAAGACGAAAACATCAGCGTCGCCATGATCGATCACCCGAAAAACGTAGGTTATCCAGCTTACTGGCATGCCCGCGGCTACGGTCTTTTTGCCGTAAATCCATTGGGAATGAAAGCCCTGAGCAACGGAAAAGAAACACTGAATTTCAAACTAAAAAAAGGCGAATCCACCACATTCCGTTATCGCCTGGTAATCGCCTCAGAGCATTTAAAAGACGAAGCGATCAACGCCATGGCAGCAGACTACGCGAAGACGAAGTAG
- a CDS encoding 3-keto-disaccharide hydrolase, with protein MKKQRLPLTILLLLVTLTFANAQKSKDGWENLFNGKDLTGWKQLNGKAKYEVKDGAIVGTSVSDTPNSFLTTEKDYGDFIFECDVKVDNKLNSGIQIRSLSKPEYQNGRVHGYQVEIDPSDRAYSAGLYDEARRGWLYPLDLNPEAKKAFKKDAWNKYRIEAIGTSIRTFLNGVPVAHVIDDMTPSGFICLQVHAIGSKDLEGTQVSWKNVRIKTSNLKPSPAANIRIVNLIPNSLNAAEKAQGYSLLYDGKTVDQWRSYGGTDFPSKRWNYADGTITISKSDGSETGNDIVTKKLYGPAFEFEFDFKLTEGANSGVKYFVDQKFNSGGKSGIGCEYQVLDDEKHPDAKLGKNGNRTIASFYDVIPADRPRNAVKKIGEWNQGRIVVQKDGTVQHFLNGYKVVEYVRGSQQFKDFVAESKFKGFEGFGLSQQGNLLLQDHGDNVSFRSLKIKETK; from the coding sequence ATGAAAAAACAAAGATTACCGCTGACCATTTTACTTCTTTTGGTCACCCTGACATTCGCGAATGCGCAAAAATCGAAAGACGGATGGGAGAATCTTTTCAACGGAAAAGACCTTACCGGCTGGAAACAATTGAATGGAAAAGCTAAATATGAAGTCAAAGACGGAGCCATTGTTGGAACGTCTGTCAGCGATACGCCCAATTCCTTCCTTACAACTGAGAAGGATTACGGTGATTTCATTTTCGAATGTGATGTTAAAGTGGATAACAAGCTCAACTCCGGCATTCAGATAAGGAGCCTATCCAAACCAGAATATCAAAACGGCCGCGTGCATGGTTACCAGGTTGAAATCGACCCGAGCGACCGCGCTTACTCAGCCGGACTTTATGACGAAGCACGCCGCGGCTGGCTTTATCCGCTGGATTTGAACCCGGAGGCAAAAAAAGCATTTAAAAAAGACGCCTGGAACAAATACCGCATTGAGGCAATCGGAACTTCAATACGCACATTCCTGAACGGCGTTCCCGTTGCACACGTGATTGACGATATGACGCCTAGCGGATTTATCTGCCTGCAGGTGCACGCTATTGGCAGCAAAGACCTGGAAGGAACGCAGGTAAGCTGGAAAAATGTGCGGATCAAAACTTCAAATCTTAAACCAAGCCCGGCAGCAAACATCCGCATTGTAAACCTGATCCCTAATTCCCTGAATGCTGCGGAAAAAGCGCAGGGTTATTCATTGCTTTATGACGGAAAAACGGTCGATCAATGGCGCTCATACGGCGGAACGGATTTCCCTTCCAAACGCTGGAATTATGCAGACGGAACGATTACAATCTCAAAATCAGACGGTTCTGAAACAGGAAATGACATTGTTACCAAAAAATTATACGGCCCGGCATTTGAGTTTGAATTTGATTTTAAACTTACCGAAGGCGCTAACAGTGGTGTAAAATATTTTGTAGACCAAAAATTCAATTCGGGTGGAAAGTCGGGCATTGGCTGTGAATATCAGGTGCTGGACGACGAAAAACACCCTGATGCGAAGCTCGGCAAAAACGGGAACCGTACTATCGCGTCGTTTTACGATGTAATCCCTGCCGACAGACCCAGAAATGCTGTGAAAAAGATTGGAGAATGGAACCAGGGAAGGATTGTGGTGCAGAAGGACGGAACGGTTCAGCACTTTTTGAATGGTTACAAAGTGGTGGAATACGTGCGCGGTTCGCAGCAGTTCAAGGATTTTGTGGCTGAATCCAAGTTTAAAGGTTTTGAAGGATTTGGCTTGTCCCAGCAAGGTAATCTGCTTTTGCAGGACCATGGCGACAATGTTTCCTTCCGCAGTTTGAAAATTAAGGAGACCAAATAA
- a CDS encoding SusC/RagA family TonB-linked outer membrane protein, translating to MKRKFTSTGQSALRLTMAAMMVSGITAEAFSLNRPNLTHVFSIDKSVSGKITSSEDNTPIPGVSVVLKGSRSGTNTDADGNFKIDVPDNGAVLVFSSVGFITQEVAVGAKSVVDIKLESDMKALSEVVVVGYGSQKKSQTTGAISSVSAKQISEMPITNIGQAMQGRVAGVDVSQSGSKPGSTPKVLIRGRRSFNAGNNPLYVVDGIPLAGDRNELMSVRPFDFVSGGYEDMNPNDVASMEILKDATATAIYGARGANGVVLITTKRGESTKGKTTVSYDTYVGVTDALDKIRLFSGPEFAEYMRESRRGIASGSIYKDANGNPVPSGQVDAFADSKLFEAVELDGIAKNRTTDYQDMILRQGFQQNHSVGVQGGNEKTQFYISGGFFRDKGISEGLDYTRTSLRANIDHNINSRVKVGISSYLMYSVRNGKDLNPYGFTLNQNPLGRAYDDAGKLIFAPTNDALLTNPLAEIVPGAQVDERKKYRIFNSLYTEVKIIEGLKYRINFGPDFAVERGGRFIGAQTNARKGGDPQASIYNQFGFNWTLENIVTYNKTFAAKHNLGITALHSVQRENFEANTISVQGVPAETQQFYSVGNANAVLGVGSVLIPWTLNSYMARINYDYADKYLVTVTARRDGSSRFGENTKYGTFPGVALGWNISNEPFMKSVSWLDLLKLRVSYGSVGNQGVAPYQTQGLLGRTIYAWDNTPAYGYRPNTIGNPDLRWESSATKNVGIDFSFIKGRVQGSLELYETNTTDLLLSDQLPASIGFNAVTRNVGETRNRGIELGVSTINVNAKNGFKWTTDFQFTKNTEEIISLYNGAVDDLGNKWFIGYPLSEFFDYKKAGIWQTNEADAAKSYGSRVGQIKVADVNGRSADGQLTGQPDGKINADDRQKLGSDVPDWSGGITNRFNFKGFDLSFFIYARQGQMIISGFHRDNNALAGRYQQMYVDYWTPNNPTNEFPQPNKDQEFPVNNQAIIYYDGSFVKIRNINFGYTFTNNLTKKLGLESLRLFASIQQPKIWSKYRSKYNGVDPETSETTIGSGVTPATRVSTIGLNVKF from the coding sequence ATGAAAAGAAAATTTACCAGTACTGGTCAAAGCGCCCTGCGTCTGACCATGGCAGCGATGATGGTGTCGGGCATCACAGCCGAGGCATTTTCACTGAACCGGCCTAACTTAACCCATGTTTTTTCCATTGACAAAAGTGTTTCAGGAAAAATCACCTCATCAGAAGACAATACGCCAATCCCCGGGGTGTCGGTTGTATTGAAAGGCAGCAGAAGCGGAACAAACACAGATGCAGACGGAAATTTTAAAATTGACGTGCCCGATAATGGTGCCGTGCTCGTGTTTTCATCGGTTGGCTTTATTACTCAGGAAGTTGCGGTAGGCGCCAAAAGTGTCGTTGACATCAAGTTGGAGTCCGATATGAAGGCGCTTTCGGAGGTTGTGGTTGTGGGTTATGGTAGCCAGAAAAAGAGCCAGACAACCGGAGCAATTTCATCTGTTTCAGCCAAGCAGATCAGCGAAATGCCTATTACCAACATTGGCCAGGCCATGCAGGGCCGTGTGGCCGGGGTGGACGTTTCCCAGTCGGGAAGTAAGCCTGGCTCTACGCCAAAGGTGCTTATCCGTGGCCGACGTTCATTCAATGCCGGTAACAACCCATTATATGTTGTGGATGGAATTCCTTTGGCAGGTGACCGGAACGAATTAATGTCTGTTCGCCCGTTTGATTTTGTGTCGGGAGGTTATGAAGATATGAACCCGAATGACGTGGCATCTATGGAAATCCTGAAAGATGCGACGGCAACGGCGATTTATGGTGCAAGAGGTGCCAACGGCGTTGTCCTGATTACAACGAAAAGAGGAGAGTCTACAAAAGGCAAAACCACGGTTAGTTACGACACGTATGTGGGTGTAACGGACGCGCTGGATAAAATCCGTCTTTTCTCCGGACCTGAATTTGCAGAATACATGCGCGAGTCGCGCCGTGGCATTGCATCCGGGAGCATTTACAAGGATGCGAATGGCAATCCGGTTCCTTCGGGCCAGGTGGATGCCTTTGCGGATTCGAAATTGTTTGAGGCCGTTGAATTGGACGGGATCGCGAAAAACCGTACGACAGATTATCAGGATATGATCCTGCGTCAGGGTTTCCAGCAAAACCATTCGGTAGGGGTGCAGGGCGGAAACGAAAAAACGCAATTCTACATTTCAGGCGGATTTTTCAGGGATAAAGGGATTTCGGAAGGACTGGATTACACAAGAACTTCTCTGCGCGCCAACATTGACCATAACATCAACAGCCGCGTGAAAGTAGGGATATCTTCTTACCTGATGTATTCTGTAAGAAATGGTAAAGATTTAAACCCTTACGGATTTACATTAAACCAAAACCCGCTTGGACGAGCCTATGATGATGCAGGGAAGCTCATCTTCGCACCAACGAACGATGCGCTTCTGACCAACCCGCTGGCTGAAATCGTTCCAGGCGCTCAGGTGGATGAGCGCAAAAAATACAGAATCTTCAACAGCCTCTATACAGAAGTGAAGATCATCGAAGGTTTGAAATACCGTATCAATTTCGGTCCCGACTTTGCAGTGGAACGCGGCGGACGCTTTATTGGTGCGCAAACCAATGCAAGAAAAGGCGGTGACCCGCAAGCTTCTATCTATAACCAGTTTGGTTTTAACTGGACATTGGAAAACATTGTCACCTATAATAAAACGTTCGCAGCGAAGCACAATCTGGGCATTACAGCGCTTCACTCGGTGCAGCGCGAGAATTTTGAGGCTAACACAATCTCAGTTCAGGGTGTGCCAGCCGAAACACAGCAATTTTACAGTGTGGGTAACGCCAATGCAGTATTGGGCGTTGGCAGCGTGCTGATTCCATGGACGTTGAACTCTTACATGGCGCGTATTAACTATGACTATGCCGATAAATATCTGGTAACTGTAACCGCTCGTCGTGATGGTTCCAGCCGTTTTGGAGAGAATACAAAATACGGAACATTTCCGGGTGTTGCTTTGGGATGGAATATTTCAAATGAGCCTTTCATGAAAAGTGTCTCGTGGCTTGATCTCCTGAAACTTCGGGTAAGCTATGGCTCTGTGGGTAACCAGGGTGTGGCACCCTACCAGACGCAAGGTTTGCTGGGCCGGACCATTTATGCCTGGGATAACACGCCTGCTTACGGATATCGCCCCAATACGATCGGTAACCCGGATTTGAGATGGGAATCTTCTGCAACCAAAAACGTGGGTATCGATTTCAGCTTTATCAAAGGACGCGTTCAGGGATCTCTTGAACTTTATGAAACCAATACAACCGACTTGCTGCTTTCCGATCAGCTGCCTGCTTCCATCGGATTCAATGCTGTGACACGTAACGTAGGTGAAACGCGCAACCGCGGAATCGAGCTGGGTGTTTCTACCATTAACGTGAATGCTAAAAACGGTTTTAAATGGACTACGGATTTCCAGTTCACCAAAAACACCGAAGAGATCATTTCGCTTTATAATGGTGCGGTGGATGATTTGGGTAACAAATGGTTTATCGGCTATCCATTGTCTGAGTTTTTTGATTACAAAAAAGCGGGGATCTGGCAGACAAACGAAGCGGATGCAGCCAAATCTTACGGAAGCCGTGTAGGGCAAATTAAAGTTGCCGACGTGAATGGCCGCAGCGCGGACGGACAGTTGACCGGACAGCCAGATGGTAAGATCAATGCAGATGACCGTCAAAAGTTGGGTTCAGATGTGCCGGATTGGAGTGGTGGTATTACCAACCGTTTCAATTTCAAAGGGTTTGACCTTTCTTTCTTCATCTACGCAAGACAAGGCCAGATGATCATCAGCGGGTTCCACCGCGATAACAATGCATTGGCTGGCCGTTATCAGCAAATGTATGTGGATTACTGGACGCCAAACAATCCAACCAACGAATTCCCTCAGCCAAACAAAGACCAGGAGTTCCCGGTTAATAATCAGGCGATTATCTATTACGATGGTTCGTTTGTGAAGATCCGTAACATCAACTTCGGTTACACTTTCACTAATAATCTGACCAAGAAACTGGGTCTGGAATCGCTTCGCTTGTTTGCAAGTATCCAGCAGCCAAAGATCTGGTCGAAATATCGCTCCAAATACAATGGTGTGGATCCTGAAACCTCAGAGACAACCATCGGATCAGGTGTAACGCCGGCTACGCGCGTATCCACGATCGGACTTAATGTGAAGTTCTGA
- a CDS encoding DUF6934 family protein yields MKVENYQVERLSARIYQFHSDGVRGNIEMIIIFTPLRDNAYNLGFGVWNELLEKVDDSIETRNGDTDKILGTVAHTTLNFLSEIPEANIYATGSCPMRTRKYQMGINKHLRDLKEIYKVQGLVLDIHCPDARIGAIPDWQGEWQNLEPGVNYDAFLLSLK; encoded by the coding sequence ATGAAGGTTGAGAATTATCAAGTCGAGAGGCTAAGTGCGCGTATCTATCAGTTCCATAGCGATGGTGTTCGTGGGAACATTGAAATGATCATTATCTTTACGCCGCTACGCGACAATGCTTACAATCTAGGATTTGGTGTTTGGAATGAGTTACTCGAGAAGGTCGATGATTCCATTGAAACGCGTAATGGTGACACGGACAAGATTCTTGGAACTGTAGCTCATACAACTCTGAATTTTCTTAGTGAAATTCCCGAAGCTAATATTTACGCGACTGGCAGCTGCCCAATGCGAACCCGGAAATACCAAATGGGTATCAACAAACATTTAAGGGATTTAAAAGAAATTTACAAAGTGCAGGGTTTGGTATTGGACATACATTGTCCCGATGCGCGTATCGGAGCTATTCCCGACTGGCAGGGTGAATGGCAAAATTTAGAACCAGGAGTGAATTACGACGCCTTTTTGCTATCCCTCAAATGA
- a CDS encoding RagB/SusD family nutrient uptake outer membrane protein, with product MTFRYIKKSYKYIGLMALMLMGQSCSDLLEEEVISNIGNDYINTPKGFEDAAKSAYSSLRNYYGTQQGITMTEFGTDLYATGADGGYKGFHFYDAQLQPTVDYLATIWDETYRGINVCNAVIERAPAATVSDAIKKARVAEMKFLRAHYYFLLMQQYGPVDLRLTETILPTKKTTRAPESEIYKQIIADLESALPDLEAKSKATDYGRATKPAAEHLLARVFLAKGNSTSKAADDYAKAATYASNVINNYTFKLLPDFASVFDQANQNHDEVVFAVQYTTDPLTNSTGNSLHLYFGMQYDVQAGMVRDILNGRPFKRMRPTKYCLETVFADRVNDSRYKKTFKDTWLSNNPGKFTNVFDNSKTEVTFKAGDTAIFIPGYEMPLAERAKKPYQVLVPSRYDEALFPVNRKFLDPLRPDRTYEPGSRDFMCFRLADTYLLLAEAQLLTGKVKEATDAINMVRRRAAFAGKAAAMEIKQADMNMEMLMEERGRELLGEQIRWMDLKRWGNLVERVQKYNPQAAPNVKAIHLLRPIPQTQIDRTEGGATAFPQNPGY from the coding sequence ATGACATTTAGATACATCAAAAAATCATACAAATACATTGGCTTAATGGCTTTGATGCTCATGGGCCAGTCGTGCAGCGACTTGCTGGAAGAAGAGGTCATTTCCAACATCGGCAATGACTACATTAATACACCGAAAGGTTTTGAAGACGCTGCCAAATCGGCCTATTCTTCGCTGCGAAATTACTACGGAACGCAGCAAGGCATTACCATGACTGAATTCGGCACAGACCTTTATGCGACGGGTGCGGACGGTGGTTACAAGGGTTTTCACTTTTATGATGCCCAGCTGCAGCCCACTGTGGATTACCTGGCCACCATTTGGGATGAAACTTATCGCGGGATCAACGTTTGTAATGCCGTGATCGAACGGGCGCCAGCTGCGACTGTTTCCGATGCGATCAAAAAAGCGCGTGTTGCTGAAATGAAATTTCTGCGGGCGCATTATTATTTCCTTTTGATGCAGCAATATGGCCCGGTCGATCTGCGGTTGACTGAAACCATTTTGCCCACCAAGAAAACTACCCGCGCGCCTGAATCGGAAATTTACAAGCAAATCATTGCTGACCTGGAATCCGCTTTGCCGGACCTGGAAGCAAAATCGAAAGCCACTGATTACGGTCGTGCCACAAAGCCAGCGGCGGAGCATTTGCTTGCCAGGGTATTTTTGGCAAAAGGCAATTCAACTTCCAAAGCAGCGGACGATTATGCCAAAGCAGCAACGTATGCCTCCAATGTGATCAATAACTATACATTCAAGCTGTTACCGGATTTCGCAAGCGTTTTTGATCAGGCCAATCAAAACCATGACGAGGTTGTGTTTGCAGTTCAGTATACCACAGATCCATTGACGAACAGCACAGGAAACAGCTTGCACCTTTACTTCGGAATGCAATATGACGTGCAGGCCGGCATGGTGCGGGATATTTTGAATGGTCGTCCTTTCAAGCGCATGCGTCCGACGAAATACTGTCTGGAAACCGTTTTTGCAGACCGTGTGAATGATTCACGTTACAAGAAGACCTTTAAGGATACATGGCTTTCCAACAACCCGGGCAAGTTTACAAACGTATTTGACAACTCGAAAACGGAAGTAACATTCAAAGCTGGGGATACGGCGATTTTCATTCCTGGCTATGAAATGCCTTTGGCAGAGCGTGCGAAAAAGCCTTATCAGGTGCTGGTGCCAAGTCGTTACGATGAAGCATTATTCCCTGTGAACCGTAAATTCCTTGATCCCCTTCGCCCAGACCGTACTTACGAGCCGGGAAGCCGCGATTTCATGTGTTTCCGGTTGGCAGATACTTATTTGTTGCTAGCCGAAGCGCAATTGCTGACAGGCAAGGTGAAAGAAGCCACGGACGCTATCAATATGGTGCGTCGCCGTGCAGCCTTTGCTGGCAAAGCAGCCGCCATGGAGATCAAGCAGGCAGATATGAACATGGAAATGCTCATGGAAGAGCGTGGACGTGAATTACTTGGAGAGCAGATCCGCTGGATGGACTTGAAACGCTGGGGTAACCTGGTTGAAAGGGTTCAGAAATACAATCCGCAGGCAGCTCCTAACGTTAAAGCGATCCATTTGCTGCGTCCTATCCCGCAAACGCAGATCGACAGAACGGAAGGCGGTGCAACAGCATTCCCGCAAAACCCGGGCTACTGA
- a CDS encoding Gfo/Idh/MocA family protein: protein MTSRRDFIKNAALASAGVAVGSNAFSAASYRKILGANDRVRVGIIGFSDRFRSSLAPSFSDHAKELNFEFMGVSDLWNRRRDEAEAFMKGKPYASAEFAKARNNEELLGRKDVDAVIISTADFQHALHCAEAVKSGRDVYVEKPFAETLEDAKIALKAVEASKQIVQVGSQRRSAPNYWAAYEYIKSGKFGDITTVEMTWNVNQPGRWRRKELVSQIRKEDTDWDRFLMNRPKVAWNPRFYLEFRLFYPYSSGIPGQWMAHQIDTVHWFSGLDAPRNVVANGGVYTWKDGRTNVDTFSAAFEYGPFDNKEKGFQVIYSSRFNNEAGGVKEYYYSNGGMINLDTNKITPEGGLKAKDAKGMGMEANLLTEMSLKAGDKIATDANTGGDPMTSLHMRNWMECIRSRKESNAPARVGFNHSVANIMATQALHTGKRVSWDPKKKDIVLS, encoded by the coding sequence ATGACAAGCAGGAGGGATTTTATAAAAAATGCAGCGCTGGCTTCGGCGGGTGTTGCGGTTGGTTCAAATGCTTTTAGCGCAGCAAGTTACCGGAAAATTTTGGGCGCGAATGATCGCGTACGTGTGGGGATTATCGGTTTTTCCGATCGTTTCCGCAGCTCGCTGGCCCCAAGCTTTTCTGATCATGCGAAAGAACTGAACTTTGAATTTATGGGCGTATCCGACCTTTGGAACCGCCGCCGTGATGAAGCTGAGGCGTTTATGAAAGGAAAGCCTTACGCATCTGCGGAATTTGCAAAAGCAAGAAACAACGAAGAACTGCTGGGTCGTAAGGATGTGGATGCGGTCATCATCAGCACAGCGGATTTCCAGCATGCATTGCATTGTGCGGAAGCCGTGAAATCGGGCCGTGATGTGTATGTGGAGAAACCATTTGCCGAAACATTGGAAGATGCGAAAATCGCTTTGAAGGCTGTTGAAGCGTCCAAGCAAATTGTGCAGGTGGGTTCACAGCGTCGCAGTGCACCTAACTATTGGGCTGCTTATGAATACATTAAATCGGGCAAATTCGGGGATATTACCACGGTTGAAATGACCTGGAATGTAAACCAGCCTGGTCGTTGGAGACGTAAGGAGCTAGTTTCCCAAATCAGAAAAGAGGATACAGACTGGGACCGCTTCCTGATGAACCGTCCGAAAGTGGCATGGAACCCACGCTTTTATCTTGAATTCCGCTTGTTTTATCCATATTCTTCTGGGATTCCAGGACAATGGATGGCACACCAGATTGATACAGTGCACTGGTTCTCAGGACTTGATGCACCACGGAATGTTGTAGCCAATGGTGGTGTTTATACCTGGAAAGATGGCCGCACGAATGTGGATACATTCAGCGCCGCGTTTGAATACGGACCATTTGATAACAAGGAAAAAGGCTTCCAGGTGATCTATTCATCCCGTTTCAACAATGAGGCAGGCGGCGTGAAGGAATATTACTACTCTAATGGAGGAATGATCAACCTCGACACCAACAAGATCACTCCCGAAGGCGGTTTGAAAGCAAAAGATGCCAAAGGAATGGGCATGGAAGCCAACTTGCTGACGGAAATGTCGTTGAAAGCAGGCGATAAAATTGCAACAGACGCCAACACCGGCGGAGATCCGATGACTTCACTTCACATGCGCAACTGGATGGAATGTATCCGCAGCCGTAAAGAAAGCAATGCGCCTGCGCGTGTTGGGTTCAATCACTCGGTAGCAAACATTATGGCCACCCAGGCGCTTCATACAGGCAAGCGCGTGAGCTGGGATCCTAAGAAGAAAGACATTGTTTTAAGCTAA